One Malania oleifera isolate guangnan ecotype guangnan chromosome 9, ASM2987363v1, whole genome shotgun sequence DNA segment encodes these proteins:
- the LOC131164832 gene encoding uncharacterized protein LOC131164832 isoform X2, with protein sequence MSSFCRICSSLGHIEQNYTANEQVQSKMYEEQASVIPVDSPSCNAKTMQSKEFHGQGDHIEAKRAVQINPSAAQGQKVSESEVTKADMVKSTQPGKAPLVSTRSDLNHGVGSQTECRKKMQGQSVLVVTTPTKNYASDIHMSVLRFT encoded by the exons ATGTCCAGTTTCTGCAGAATTTGTTCGAGTCTGGGCCACATTGAACAGAACTATACGGCTAATGAACAAGTTCAGAGCAAGATGTATGAAGAACAAGCAAGTGTCATTCCTGTTGATTCTCCTTCCTGCAATGCCAAGACAATGCAGAGTAAAGAATTTCATGGGCAGGGAGATCATATCGAGGCAAAGAGAGCTGTTCAGATTAATCCGAGTGCTGCACAGGGACAGAAGGTTAGTGAATCTGAAGTCACTAAGGCAGATATGGTTAAGAGTACACAGCCAGGAAAAGCTCCTCTTGTTAGCACTAGGAGTGACCTGAATCATGGAGTGGGTAGCCAAACCGAATGTAGGAAGAAGATGCAGGGACAGAGTGTACTTGTCGTGACCACACCTACGAAGA attacgcATCCGATATCCACATGTCCGTTTTACGGTTCACGTGA
- the LOC131164832 gene encoding uncharacterized protein LOC131164832 isoform X1, whose amino-acid sequence MPAIKASTIEEMKLESFCRICSSLGHIEQNYTANEQVQSKMYEEQASVIPVDSPSCNAKTMQSKEFHGQGDHIEAKRAVQINPSAAQGQKVSESEVTKADMVKSTQPGKAPLVSTRSDLNHGVGSQTECRKKMQGQSVLVVTTPTKSKKKNKGTQPPSICSFPILF is encoded by the exons ATGCCGGCGATCAAGGCCTCCACGATTGAAGAGATGAAATTGGAAAG TTTCTGCAGAATTTGTTCGAGTCTGGGCCACATTGAACAGAACTATACGGCTAATGAACAAGTTCAGAGCAAGATGTATGAAGAACAAGCAAGTGTCATTCCTGTTGATTCTCCTTCCTGCAATGCCAAGACAATGCAGAGTAAAGAATTTCATGGGCAGGGAGATCATATCGAGGCAAAGAGAGCTGTTCAGATTAATCCGAGTGCTGCACAGGGACAGAAGGTTAGTGAATCTGAAGTCACTAAGGCAGATATGGTTAAGAGTACACAGCCAGGAAAAGCTCCTCTTGTTAGCACTAGGAGTGACCTGAATCATGGAGTGGGTAGCCAAACCGAATGTAGGAAGAAGATGCAGGGACAGAGTGTACTTGTCGTGACCACACCTACGAAGAGTAAGAAAAAGAACAAGGGCACTCAGCCTCCTTCTATCTGTTCTTTTCCCATTTTGTTTTGA
- the LOC131164831 gene encoding 5-amino-6-(5-phospho-D-ribitylamino)uracil phosphatase, chloroplastic, with protein sequence MVDSIAATSLLGHRPFCGVSPIKDVSARRRLSGSCRGPSMEFLGRKFTITSPSFPGWGGDGSTVSSIKALAMELTKEACAYREERIRQDLRYGFDTVIDRKPGLWPPENKADNPSLHNPLLRQERMGCGWLGAIFEWEGVIIEDNPDLGKQAWLALSREEGRSPPPAFILGRIEGMKNEQAISEVLCWSRDPAQLKRMASRREEIYQALQGGIYRLRNGSQEFVNVLMNYNIPVALVSTRPRKTLETAIGLIGIEGFFSAIVAAEDVYRGKPDPEMFVYAAQLLNFIPDRCIVFGNSNQTVEAAHDAGMKCVAVASKHPVYELRAADLVVSHLDELSVVDLKNLADVESSEFGSGEPELDMEEEEENDPYPSRSALGDDSFW encoded by the coding sequence ATGGTGGATTCAATTGCTGCAACATCTCTTCTAGGGCATAGACCTTTCTGCGGAGTTTCTCCTATTAAGGATGTCTCAGCCAGACGGAGACTCTCCGGCTCGTGTCGGGGACCGTCGATGGAATTCCTTGGTCGGAAGTTCACCATCACTTCCCCTTCTTTTCCAGGATGGGGAGGTGATGGTTCCACGGTTTCTTCAATTAAGGCACTGGCAATGGAGCTCACAAAAGAAGCATGTGCATATAGAGAAGAGAGAATACGTCAGGATTTGAGATATGGGTTCGATACTGTTATTGATAGGAAACCAGGGTTGTGGCCGCCTGAGAATAAGGCAGATAACCCTTCGCTGCACAATCCCCTGCTTCGGCAAGAAAGGATGGGTTGTGGGTGGCTGGGCGCCATATTCGAGTGGGAAGGAGTTATAATTGAAGACAATCCTGATCTTGGAAAGCAAGCTTGGTTGGCTTTATCCCGAGAAGAAGGAAGGTCTCCTCCCCCGGCTTTCATCCTTGGAAGAATAGAGGGGATGAAGAATGAACAAGCAATATCCGAAGTCCTGTGCTGGTCGAGAGACCCAGCGCAGCTGAAGAGAATGGCTTCTAGAAGGGAGGAGATTTACCAAGCTTTGCAGGGTGGGATATACAGATTACGAAATGGGTCTCAAGAGTTTGTCAACGTTTTGATGAATTACAATATACCAGTGGCATTGGTTTCAACCCGTCCGAGAAAAACACTTGAAACAGCCATCGGACTGATCGGGATTGAAGGGTTCTTCAGTGCAATTGTTGCAGCAGAGGATGTTTACAGGGGGAAGCCAGATCCGGAGATGTTTGTGTATGCAGCACAACTTCTAAATTTCATACCAGACAGATGTATTGTGTTTGGGAACTCAAATCAAACAGTGGAGGCTGCCCATGATGCTGGTATGAAGTGTGTCGCTGTTGCTAGCAAGCATCCTGTCTACGAGCTCAGGGCTGCAGACTTGGTGGTGAGCCACCTAGATGAGCTTTCAGTGGTTGATCTGAAGAACCTTGCTGACGTTGAATCATCTGAATTTGGGTCTGGAGAGCCAGAGTTGGATATGGAGGAGGAAGAAGAGAATGATCCTTACCCATCCAGATCAGCACTAGGGGATGATAGTTTCTGGTAA